A window of Candidatus Bathyarchaeota archaeon genomic DNA:
TAGATGCTAAACTTAGAGTCTACATGAGAGCTGAACTTAAAAGGCTCCAAAAGGAACTTGGAGTTACAACCATTTATGTTACTCATGATCAAGTTGAAGCCATGACTATGGCGGATAGAGTAGCCATTCTGGATAGGGGAATACTGCAGCAATTCGACTCGCCAGACCAGGTCTATGCAAAACCATCTAACATTTTCGTGGCAGGCTTTATCGGCAGCCCTCCCACAAACTTCTTTGACTGTACCCTTACTGATGATGGTATACTTGACGCTGGAGAGTTCAAATACTCACTGCCTAAGAATTTAGTAAAGATCATCAAAGAAAAAGCCACCTCAAATGAAGTAGTGCTGGGCATAAGGCCCCAACATATCAAGGTTTATAGACGAAAAGAAAAGGATAACTTGATAAAAGCACGTCATTACACTACTGAACCTCTAGGAGAAATGGTAATTCTAGATCTCAAGGTTGGAGAAACCCTTGTAAAAGCCATAGTCGACCCAGAATTTAAAGTTGAAAAAGAACACTGGATAGAATTTCCAATAGAAAAAATATATTTGTTTGACAAGAAAACAGGGACTTCTTTGCTCTAACAGAAATTACTGAAGGATGATTACGTGAATATAAATGAAATAAAACAAAGATTACTTCTGGAAATTGATAAATTGAAGACTCCGGATGGCTATCTTAACGCTGGCTATCCAAAATATAACACGCTTTTCGGCCGTGATTCCCTGATTTCTGCGTGGCAAACATTAAAGATAGATTCTTCAATCGCCAAGGCTACTCTCAAAATTTTAGCCAAATATCAAGGAAAAATCACTGACCCAATGTCTGAAGAAGAACCTGGAAAGATTCTACACGAGCATAGATTTACCATTGAAGAGCAGAAGAAACTTCCAAACTGGAAGTTTCCTTACTATGGCAGTGTCGATAGCACCCCCCTTTTTATATTTTTGGCGGCTCAGTATCTTAGAGAAACTGGCGACAAATCATTTGTTAAAGGGATAATGAAGAACGTTTTAGACGCTTATCTTTGGATAAGAAATTATGGAGATTTAGATGGAGACGGATACGTGGAATATAAGAGAAAGAATCCGTATGGGCTTTTCCATCAGGGATGGAAAGACGGTATAGAAGATCATTTGAGAATTAAGCCTCCAGTAGCCATAGTTGAAGTTCAAGGATACGTCTACGCAGCCTATCAAAGCCTTGAGTTTCTAATTAAAGAAATTGACGGAAAAATTCCCAGTGATATTTCACTTATAAAAAGGACCTTAAAATCAAAATTTAATAGGGATTTCTGGATGAAAAAGAAAAATTTCTTCGCCTTAGCTTTGGATGGAGACAAGAAACAGAAGAAGACCATAACATCTAATCCTGGCCATCTTCTTTTCACCGGAATAGTTTTAGAGGATAAAGTTGAAATGTTGATTTCAAGGCTTTTTAAAGAGGATTTATGGACTCCATATGGTATAAGAACCCATTCATCATTAGAGCTTGATTTTGATCCTTATAATCCTCATTTAGGTTGTATTTGGCCTCATGATAACTGGATAATCTATAAAGGCCTTCAAAAACTAGGCTTTACAAGTTATGCAGGAAGAATTAAGGAGGCCCTTCTTAGAGTGTATAAAAAACTTGGGAGAATCCCAGAGTTTTACGCTGTCAGTAGAGGAAAAGTGGTGGATATGTCAACTCTTGAGAAAGAGCCTACAGCTAATCCTCTACAAGCCTGGGCAAGTGCCGGCCTGCTTGAAATGATATGGTCAGACTAAGGTTATCCCTTAATGGTCCATCCGACCATTCCTTTAATGTAATATTTTTGTAATAGGACAAAAATCAAGACGGGAACAATCATTACTATTATGGATGCAGCTGAGAGTACGCTCCAATCGAGATGGTAATACCCTGTTTTTCCAATGTAAATTAGCCGTTG
This region includes:
- a CDS encoding ABC transporter ATP-binding protein — encoded protein: MARVVLKDLTKRFGKVVAVNRLSLDIRDKEFVVLLGPSGSGKTTALRCIAGLETPDEGEIYIGDRLVNDLEPKDRDVAMVFQSYALYPHMTVFENLAFPLECAKVPKEEIKERVQRVAELLQIRDLLNRKPRQLSGGQQQRVALGRAIIREPKVFLMDEPLSNLDAKLRVYMRAELKRLQKELGVTTIYVTHDQVEAMTMADRVAILDRGILQQFDSPDQVYAKPSNIFVAGFIGSPPTNFFDCTLTDDGILDAGEFKYSLPKNLVKIIKEKATSNEVVLGIRPQHIKVYRRKEKDNLIKARHYTTEPLGEMVILDLKVGETLVKAIVDPEFKVEKEHWIEFPIEKIYLFDKKTGTSLL